One Rhodanobacteraceae bacterium genomic window, GCCATGGCAAAGCTGGCGAAGCCGCGCGGCGCGAACGCGAGGTAGGTTTCCAGCAGGCGCTCGAACTTCAGGAAGGGCTTCTCGAAGAACACCACCTGGTCGACATCGGCCAGCGCCACGCCTGCCTCCCGCAGGCAATAGCGCACCGCATGCGCGGGGAAGCGTGGGTCGTGCTTGACCCGGCTGAAGCGCTCTTCCTGGGCCGCGGCCGCGATGCACCCGTCCCTGAGCAGCGCGGCTGCGCTGTCGTGGAAGTAGGCCGAAATTCCGAGGGTCAGCATGGGGCGAGGTAGTCGCGAGCAGGTCGCGGATGATGCCACCGGCGCGTCACCGCGACGTGCGCATGCGGTGCGCGGTTCAGTCGCCGCCGTAGACCTGGAAGGCGGTCAGCGGATCGATGCCGCCCGGGCGGAGCGCGCGATCGGCGCGCGCGACGCCGCCGACGCCGCGGACCGGGTCGTCGCCGCCCCGGTCTGCTCGCCACATCGGTCGCATGGCTGGCGCTGCCGGCAAGCAGCAGCGCGGCGACGGTCCAGCACCGCACACCGCATGCGACCGCAATCGGCTTCGGCTTCGCTGGGGACACCCCGGACTCCGGCAAGCGACAGGCGCCCGGCGGGCGCGACGGCCACCGGCCACCGCGCCGCCTACGCCTTCTGGCCACGCCGGGTTTGATCGAACCCCATGTTGTTACCCGCTGTTACCGAGCGTTGCCGGAACACGCAGGCTTCGTTGCAGGGCTTTGCCTAAGGTTCACTTCAAGTTTCGGGAACATGCATGGGAGAGCGAGATGGCGATCATGGCGGCCAAGCGGTGCGAGTCGGGAGTCTGCGGACATTGCGCGCAACCATGCGTTCTGGGCACGCTGTCGAGCGGCCTGCGCCTTGATCTGCGCGACTTCCCGGATCTGAAGGAACGTCACCTGGCGCGTGGCGACTACCTGTTCCACGCCTCGGGCAATTTCGAGTCGCTGTATGCGGTCCGCAGCGGCATGCTGAAGGTCTCGGTGCTGACCGAGGATGGCCGCGAGCAGATCACCGGCTTCTTCCTGCCGGGCGATCTGGTCGGACTGGACTCGGTGGGCTTGCGCCATCACGCCAGTTCGGCGGCAGCGCTCGACGAAACCGTGGTCTGCGAACTGCCGTTCGCGCTGTTGGAGCGCCATGGCCAGTCGGTCCCGCGGATCCAGGCGGCGCTGTTCCGCATGCTCTCCGGCCAGATCCGCCGCGAGCAATCGACCCTGCTGCTGCTCGGTTCGCTGCGCGCGGAAGAGCGCCTGGCGCAGTTCCTGATCGACCTGGCCGAACGCGTGCACACGGACAACGCCTGCGGCACGGCGATCGGCATGCCGATGACGCGCGAGGAGATCGGCAGCTACCTCGGCCTCAAGCTGGAAACGGTCAGCCGCACCTTGTCCAAGATGCACCGGGACGGCGTGATCGAAGTGGTCAAGCGTGGTGTGCGCATCCGCGAGGCGAACAAGCTGCGCGTGCTCGCCGGCCTCAACGTCAAGTCCGCTGGGTTGGCCGCGCCGCGTCGCCTTGGACACTGAGACCCATGGTCCACACCGACCACACTCTGGTGACGCCGCTGATCGGCGTGGTTGAGCCCGACGCCGATGTGCGCGAGTTCATCCAGTCGCTGCTCGAACGCGCCGGCTACCGTTGCGAGGGATTCGTCAGCGCCGAGCGCTTCGAGCGCTCGCTGGCCACGCGTCACTTCGACTGCGTGATCACCGACAGCGACCTGCCGGGCATCGGCGGCCTCGAATTGGCGCACCGCCTGCGCGCGCAGCGGGTGCCGGTTCCGGTGATGTTGCTGACCTCGGACAACGGCGCCGACATTGAGCGAGCCGCCTCTGCCGCCAAGGTGGTCAGGGTCCAGAAGAAGCCGCTCGGCGTGAAGGATTTCCTGCAATCAGTCGAGCAAGTGGCGCACGGGCAGCATTGAGCTTGCAGTCGCATCGCACCCAAAGATGCGCGTAGCCCGGCGGTACGCGCGCAGCGCGTTCCCCGGGTGCTTGCCGCCTATCGCAGGCGGTGAATCGCTGCGCGATACACCGCCCTAAGAAAAATCAATGATTTGCGACATGTCGGTGAGAGTTCCGGTCGCCCCTGGCGGTGCGCTTATTCGCGCATCGAACTGGAGGGCACGAGGCCACGAGGGCAAGAGGGCACGCAAGAGCCGGTTCGGTGCGAAGGAGCGCCTTTGGTTGCCCTCGTGCCTTCCGAATTATCATTTCTAAGCAGCAGGGGAGTTCCCCCGGCTCTGCCGGGGTGGCAGTAGAAGTTTGACGTTTGCTGGAGTCCATCGCGGAGACTCCCGTCGTGAGCCGCCAAGCACACGATGAGGAGAAACCGCGATGGACAAGTATCGAAGTTTAAATCACACGCAGTGGGAGTGCCTGTACCACGTCGTGTTCATACCGAAGTGCCGCCGCCGCACGTTGTACGAGGGACTGCGGAAGTATCTCGGGAGTCTGTTCAAGGAGTTGGCTTCGCAGAAGGAAAGTGAGGTGGAGGAGGGGCACTTGATGCGCGACCATGTGCACATGTTGCTTCGGATTCCGCCGAAGTACGCGGTGTCGAACGTGGTGGGATACATCAAGGGTAAGAGCGCGATCCACTTGGCGCGGGTGTACGGAGAGCGCAAGCGGAACTTCGTGGGGCAGCACTTCTGGGCAAGAGGCTACTTCGTTTCGACCGTTGGCGCTGACGAAGCGGTAGTGCGCGCGTACATTCGGAACCAGGAAGCTGAGGACACGCGACTGGATCAGTTGGAGCTACTACGGTGAAAGACCACCTTCAGGTGGCGCCAATGATGTGGGGACGTGTCAACGTCCCCGCCTAGCCGCTTTGAGCGGCTCACACATTTAAAGCCCCCGGCTCTGCCGGGGGATACTTACATCAATGACTTGCGACATTTCGGTGAGAGCGGCTTCAGCCCCGATCCCTGCCGGCGGCTGCCAGGAAAAGATCGCCGACCGAGTCGATTCCCAATGGCCTGCGAGCGTCGCTGCCCACAACCCACAACCCACAACCCTCAGTACCTGGGCAGTGCCTGCACCGGGCAGCGCTGCGCCCGCTCGCGGGCTGCTGCGGAGGTGGTGGCGTCGCCCAGCGCATCGCGGCTTTCCGCGATCAGCAGCCAGTTGCGCATGCACCATTCGCCGATCCGCGAGCCGAGGTCGTAGCTCTTCATCGCGAGCTTCTCGGCGTCGAGGAATTTCTCGCTGCGCAGCAGGGCCTCGGCCTTGAGCTGCCACAACCGCGGGTTTTCCGGCTCGATGGTCAGCGCTTCTTCGATCCTGGCCACGGCCTTGGCGTGCTCGCCGCCCTGTTCGAGTCGTACCGCATCAGCCAGCAGGAGGTCGACCGCCGGGTTCTGCAACGGAGCGATCTCCACTGCCGAGCGTGTCGTGGTCGCCGCGGAGCGCAGTTCGGCGACGCGGTCGCGCGGCGGCGGGGGCGGCGGCTCGGGCGGTGGCGGTGGCGTGCTGGCGCAGCCGGCGAGCACGGCCAGCAGGGCGGCGGTCCAGATCGGGCGGGTCCAGGTGTTCATGCCAATCAACGTATCCACAAACGGTCGGCGATGGCCGCGAGGTCGACGCGGCCTGGAATGCGCCAGCCACGGAAGGGCGTGTTCTTGCCGCGGCTGGCCATGCTCCCGGCGTCCAGCGTGCGTTCGCTCGTCGCATCGATCAGCACGAAGTCCGGCACCGCGCCCTCGTCGAGGGTGGGCGCCGGCAATCCGAGGATGCGCCGCGGCGCGAGCGCTGCGCGTTCGAGCCAGGAGGCGAGCGAGAGTACGTCGTCGTCGATGAGTTTCAAACCCAGACCCAGGAAGCTGTCGACCCCGGACGCGCCGGGCTCGGCGGCCGGGAAGGGGCGCAGCTTGGCATCCGCATCGTGCGGCTGGTGATCGCTGCAGACGGCGTCGATCGCGCCGCTGGCCAGCCCGCGGCGCAGCGCGTCGCGATCGTTCGCCGTGCGCAGCGGCGGCAGCAGGTGCGCATCCGCACGGAAGGGCAGGACGTCGTGCTCGTTCAGATAGACCTGCGGCATGGCCACATCGGCGCTGACGCGCAGGCCGCGCGCCTTGGCCTCGGCGATCATGGCCACGCTGCGCGCGCAGGACAAACGGCCGAAGTGGGCGCGCACGCCGGCTTCCTCGACCAGCATCAGGTCGCGCGCCAGCGCCAGGGTTTCGGCGGTCTCCGGAATTCCGGGCAGGCCCTGCAGCGCTGCGACCCGGCCCTCGTGCGCCACGCCGCCGGCGCCGATCCAGGGATCGACGGCCTGCAGGTGTACCGGCAAATCGAGCGAGGCGGCGTACTGCAGCGCGCGGCGCAGCAGGTTGGTATTGCCGATCGCGCGCCCGATGTTGCCCACCGCGATACAGCCGGCGGCGCGCAGCGCGCCCAGCTCGGCCAGCGATTCCTCGCCGAGATCGCGCGTCAACGCGCCGATCAGGTGCACCGTTGCGCCGCGGCCCTCACGTGCGCGGCGCAGGATCAGCTCGACCACCGCGGTCGAGTCGACCGCCGGGCGGGTGTCCGGCGGCAACACCAGGTGGGTGATGCCGCCGAGCAGCGCGGCGGTCGCCTCCGAGCGGATGTCGGCCTTGTGCGTGGCGCCGGGTTCGCGCAGCCGGGCGGCCAGGTCGACCAGGCCAGGGATCAGCCAGCGGCCGCTGCCATCGACCTCCTCCGCGCCGCGGCAGCGGGCAGGTTTGGGATCGAGGCCGTGCACCAGCCCGGATTCGAACAGCACGTCGGCGACCCGGTCCAGGCCGAGGTGCGGGAAACAGATGCGGGCGCCGCGGATGACGACCTTGTTCATGCCGGCACCTGTGCGCCAAGGATGTGGGACATCACCGCCATGCGCATCGCCAGGCCGTTGCTGACTTGCTCCAGGATCACCGACTGCGGGCCATCGGCGACCTCGCTGGCGATTTCCACGCCGCGGTTCATCGGCCCCGGGTGCATCACGATGCAGTCCGGCTTCGCCAATTTCAGCCGCTCGGCCGACAGCCCGTAGCGGCGGAAGTACTCGCCC contains:
- a CDS encoding helix-turn-helix domain-containing protein — its product is MAIMAAKRCESGVCGHCAQPCVLGTLSSGLRLDLRDFPDLKERHLARGDYLFHASGNFESLYAVRSGMLKVSVLTEDGREQITGFFLPGDLVGLDSVGLRHHASSAAALDETVVCELPFALLERHGQSVPRIQAALFRMLSGQIRREQSTLLLLGSLRAEERLAQFLIDLAERVHTDNACGTAIGMPMTREEIGSYLGLKLETVSRTLSKMHRDGVIEVVKRGVRIREANKLRVLAGLNVKSAGLAAPRRLGH
- a CDS encoding response regulator, which produces MVHTDHTLVTPLIGVVEPDADVREFIQSLLERAGYRCEGFVSAERFERSLATRHFDCVITDSDLPGIGGLELAHRLRAQRVPVPVMLLTSDNGADIERAASAAKVVRVQKKPLGVKDFLQSVEQVAHGQH
- the tnpA gene encoding IS200/IS605 family transposase, which produces MDKYRSLNHTQWECLYHVVFIPKCRRRTLYEGLRKYLGSLFKELASQKESEVEEGHLMRDHVHMLLRIPPKYAVSNVVGYIKGKSAIHLARVYGERKRNFVGQHFWARGYFVSTVGADEAVVRAYIRNQEAEDTRLDQLELLR
- a CDS encoding tetratricopeptide repeat protein — protein: MNTWTRPIWTAALLAVLAGCASTPPPPPEPPPPPPRDRVAELRSAATTTRSAVEIAPLQNPAVDLLLADAVRLEQGGEHAKAVARIEEALTIEPENPRLWQLKAEALLRSEKFLDAEKLAMKSYDLGSRIGEWCMRNWLLIAESRDALGDATTSAAARERAQRCPVQALPRY
- a CDS encoding dihydroorotase — protein: MNKVVIRGARICFPHLGLDRVADVLFESGLVHGLDPKPARCRGAEEVDGSGRWLIPGLVDLAARLREPGATHKADIRSEATAALLGGITHLVLPPDTRPAVDSTAVVELILRRAREGRGATVHLIGALTRDLGEESLAELGALRAAGCIAVGNIGRAIGNTNLLRRALQYAASLDLPVHLQAVDPWIGAGGVAHEGRVAALQGLPGIPETAETLALARDLMLVEEAGVRAHFGRLSCARSVAMIAEAKARGLRVSADVAMPQVYLNEHDVLPFRADAHLLPPLRTANDRDALRRGLASGAIDAVCSDHQPHDADAKLRPFPAAEPGASGVDSFLGLGLKLIDDDVLSLASWLERAALAPRRILGLPAPTLDEGAVPDFVLIDATSERTLDAGSMASRGKNTPFRGWRIPGRVDLAAIADRLWIR